A region of Mycolicibacterium brumae DNA encodes the following proteins:
- the nadA gene encoding quinolinate synthase NadA, with the protein MTVTDRIDTVRALADDIVDGPHGYDGVRGDAAWAAEIRRLADLRGATLLAHNYQLPEIQDVADHVGDSLALSRIAAEAPEDTIVFCGVHFMAETAKILSPDKTVLIPDQRAGCSLADSITAEQLREWKADFPDAVVVSYVNTTAAVKGLTDICCTSSNAVDVVASIDPDREVLFCPDQFLGAHVKRVTGRKNMQIWAGECHVHAGINGDELAAQARSHPGADLFVHPECGCATSALYLAGEGAVPSEQVKILSTGGMLDAARETGARQVLVATEVGMLHQLRRAAPDVEFLAVNDRASCPFMKMITPAALLRCLLEGADEVHVDAATADKARASVERMIAIGQPGGGE; encoded by the coding sequence ATGACCGTCACCGATCGCATCGACACCGTCCGCGCCCTGGCCGACGACATCGTCGACGGCCCGCACGGATACGACGGCGTCCGCGGCGACGCCGCCTGGGCCGCCGAGATCCGCCGGCTCGCCGACCTGCGCGGCGCCACGCTGCTGGCGCACAATTACCAGCTGCCCGAGATCCAGGACGTCGCCGACCACGTCGGGGACTCCCTGGCGCTGTCCCGGATCGCCGCCGAGGCGCCCGAGGACACCATCGTGTTCTGCGGCGTGCACTTCATGGCCGAGACCGCCAAGATCCTGTCCCCGGACAAGACCGTGCTGATCCCGGACCAGCGGGCCGGCTGCTCGCTGGCCGACTCCATCACCGCCGAGCAACTGCGGGAATGGAAGGCCGACTTCCCCGACGCGGTCGTGGTGTCCTATGTGAACACCACCGCAGCGGTCAAAGGCCTCACCGACATCTGCTGCACCTCCTCCAACGCCGTCGACGTGGTCGCCTCCATCGACCCCGACCGCGAAGTGCTGTTCTGCCCGGACCAGTTCCTCGGCGCCCACGTCAAGCGGGTCACCGGCCGCAAGAACATGCAGATCTGGGCCGGCGAGTGCCATGTGCACGCCGGCATCAACGGCGACGAACTGGCCGCCCAGGCCCGCAGCCACCCCGGCGCGGACCTGTTCGTGCACCCGGAATGCGGCTGCGCCACCTCCGCGCTGTACCTGGCCGGTGAGGGCGCGGTGCCCTCGGAACAGGTCAAGATCCTGTCCACCGGCGGCATGCTGGACGCCGCCCGGGAGACCGGGGCGCGGCAGGTGCTGGTCGCCACCGAGGTCGGCATGCTGCACCAACTGCGCCGCGCCGCCCCGGATGTGGAGTTCCTGGCCGTCAACGACCGCGCGTCCTGCCCGTTCATGAAGATGATCACCCCCGCGGCGCTGCTGCGCTGCCTGCTGGAGGGCGCCGACGAGGTGCACGTCGACGCGGCCACGGCCGACAAAGCCCGGGCCAGCGTCGAGCGGATGATCGCGATCGGGCAGCCCGGCGGCGGCGAATGA
- a CDS encoding lipase family protein: MTVAQNLAGANWLGAAPHEGRATGKPLLPSEDLFYDPPLGFEHATPGTVLRTRDVTLGLFGVIPQRITAIQVLYRTQDHRGAPDATVTTVLIPAQRSAQLPTPVLSYQCAIDAVSDRCFPSYALRAGTAGRKKGSSLGSVVHIDFIMIAAALAEGWIVSVPDHEGPDGQWGAPNEPGYRILDGLRATLALPRVAVAPNAPIGLWGYSGGGLATSWGAELAGYYAPELNMVGAVLGSPVGDLKMTFNRLNGGPFSGLSASVVAAMTHVYPELADLVDEHINETGRKTLAELEKLTTAEAVAKMFCKDLDNLVDCELDDIVQSPLMQQIFEDIRLGHNVPTMPLLMVQAVHDQIISVKGIDALVKTYSKGGARIAYHRDLFCEHLLLHPLAAPMALRWLTDRFQGRPTSDNMVRTVWPTVLNPITYAGMFRLGKVLARMAGGKMVKRNPL; the protein is encoded by the coding sequence ATGACTGTCGCTCAAAACCTCGCTGGCGCGAACTGGCTCGGCGCGGCGCCCCATGAGGGTCGTGCCACCGGAAAGCCGCTGCTGCCCTCCGAGGACCTATTCTACGACCCGCCGCTGGGCTTTGAACACGCCACACCGGGCACCGTGCTGCGGACCCGCGACGTCACGCTCGGCCTGTTCGGGGTGATCCCGCAGCGCATCACCGCCATCCAGGTGCTCTACCGCACCCAGGACCACCGCGGGGCCCCCGACGCGACCGTCACCACCGTGCTGATCCCGGCGCAGCGCTCCGCGCAGTTGCCGACCCCGGTGCTGTCCTACCAGTGCGCCATCGACGCGGTGTCGGACCGATGTTTCCCGTCGTACGCGCTGCGTGCGGGCACCGCCGGGCGCAAGAAGGGCAGCTCGCTGGGCTCGGTGGTGCACATCGACTTCATCATGATCGCCGCCGCGCTGGCCGAAGGCTGGATCGTCAGCGTCCCCGACCATGAGGGGCCCGACGGCCAGTGGGGCGCCCCCAACGAGCCCGGCTACCGGATCCTCGACGGGCTGCGCGCGACGCTGGCGCTGCCGCGGGTGGCGGTCGCCCCGAACGCGCCGATCGGCCTGTGGGGCTACTCCGGTGGCGGACTGGCCACCTCCTGGGGCGCCGAGCTCGCCGGCTACTACGCCCCGGAACTCAATATGGTCGGCGCCGTGCTGGGCTCCCCCGTCGGCGACCTGAAAATGACCTTCAACCGCCTCAACGGCGGTCCGTTCTCCGGACTGTCGGCGTCCGTTGTCGCCGCGATGACCCACGTCTACCCCGAGCTGGCCGACCTGGTCGACGAGCACATCAACGAGACCGGCCGCAAGACGCTGGCCGAGCTGGAGAAACTCACCACCGCCGAGGCCGTGGCCAAGATGTTCTGCAAGGACCTGGACAACCTGGTCGACTGCGAACTCGACGACATCGTCCAGAGCCCGCTGATGCAGCAGATCTTCGAAGACATCCGGCTGGGCCACAATGTGCCCACCATGCCGCTGCTGATGGTGCAGGCCGTGCACGACCAGATCATCTCGGTCAAGGGCATCGACGCGCTGGTCAAGACCTACAGCAAGGGCGGCGCGCGGATCGCCTACCACCGCGATCTGTTCTGCGAGCACCTGCTGCTGCACCCGCTCGCCGCGCCGATGGCGTTGCGCTGGCTGACCGACCGCTTCCAGGGACGCCCCACCAGCGACAATATGGTGCGCACGGTCTGGCCGACGGTGCTGAATCCGATCACCTACGCCGGCATGTTCCGGCTCGGCAAGGTGCTGGCCCGGATGGCCGGCGGCAAGATGGTCAAGCGCAACCCGCTGTAG
- a CDS encoding NUDIX hydrolase, giving the protein MPQFSTAHEVLAVVFQVRGLDTRNPRLCVLLWERALDPQRGAWALPGGRLGDDEDLTSSVRRQLAEKVDLREIAHLEQLAVFSDPHRVPGARTIASTFLGLVPSPAQPELPPDTRWHPVDDLPPMAFDHRPMVTHAHARLIAKLSYTNIGFALAPREFALSTLRSIYSAALGHPVDATNLQRVLARRGVITRTGTTAASGRSGGRPAALFRFTDDELRVTDEFAALRPPS; this is encoded by the coding sequence ATGCCACAGTTTAGCACCGCGCACGAAGTGCTCGCCGTCGTCTTCCAAGTTCGGGGCCTGGACACCCGAAACCCCCGGCTCTGCGTGCTGCTCTGGGAGCGCGCGCTGGACCCGCAGCGCGGCGCGTGGGCGCTACCGGGCGGGCGATTGGGCGACGACGAGGACCTGACCAGTTCGGTGCGACGGCAGCTGGCCGAAAAGGTGGATCTGCGTGAAATCGCCCACCTGGAGCAGCTGGCGGTGTTCTCCGACCCACACCGGGTGCCCGGCGCGCGCACCATCGCCTCGACCTTCCTGGGCCTGGTGCCCTCCCCCGCCCAGCCCGAGCTGCCGCCGGACACCCGCTGGCACCCGGTCGACGATCTGCCGCCGATGGCGTTCGACCATCGCCCGATGGTCACCCACGCGCACGCCCGGCTGATCGCCAAACTGTCCTACACCAATATCGGATTCGCGTTGGCGCCCAGGGAATTCGCGTTGTCCACGCTGCGTTCTATATATAGCGCCGCATTGGGACACCCGGTCGACGCCACCAACCTGCAACGGGTGCTGGCCCGGCGCGGAGTGATCACCCGCACCGGCACGACGGCGGCGTCCGGGCGATCGGGTGGACGTCCGGCGGCGCTGTTCCGGTTCACCGACGACGAGCTTCGGGTCACCGATGAATTCGCCGCATTGCGTCCGCCGAGCTGA